The genomic window GGCGTCGACCGCGAACACTATGCGGTGTTCGGCAACGCACTGCTCGACTCGGTCCGCGAGACGTGCGGCGACGCGGACTGGACGCCGGCGGCCGACGCCGCGTGGCGGGAACTGATCGCACTGCTGACCACCACGATGTCCGACGCCGCCGACGCCGACGACTGCCCGGCACTGTGGGAGGCGACCGTCGTCAGCCACGAGCGGGTGCTGCGCGACCTCGCCGTCGTCCGGCTCGAATGCGACTCCCCCATCCCGTACGCGCCGGGCCAGTACGTGAGCGTGCAGATCCCGCAGCGCCCCCAGATGTGGCGATACCTGTCACCGGCGATTCCGTCGAACCCGTTCGGCCAGATCGAATTCCATGTCCGGCGCGTGTCCGGCGGCTGGGTCAGCCCCGCCATGGTGGGCGAGACCGCGGTCGGGGACCGCTGGCAGATCAGCTCCCCCCTCGGCGGCCTGCACGTCGACCTCGACAGCGACAAGGACGTCCTCATGATCGCCGGCGGCACCGGCCTGGCACCGCTGCGCGCCCAGGTGATGGACATGGCGCACCGCGGCATCAACCCGCGCGTCCACCTGTTCGTCAGCGGCGCCTACCCGTGCGACCTGTACGACATCGAAACCCTGTGGCACCTGTCGCTGAGCAACCCGTGGCTCACCATCGTCCCCGTCACCGAGGAAGACGAAAATCCTTGGTGGCACCCGTATCCCGTACCCGAAGCCCCACACGGACTGCACCAACGGCTACGCGGCCCCATCGGCAGCGTCGTCAGCAGCTTCGGCACCTGGGCCGACCGCCAGATCCAGATCTGCGGCTCCCCCGCCATGGTCAAGACCACCACCTACGCCCTCCAGCGGGCCGGGACACCGCTCGACGCCATCTCCTACGATCCGCTGCGCTGAGCAGCTTTCCCGGAAGGAGACGAGAGTGGACGGCATGCGCCCGATTCCCGGTTCCCCCGAGCCCGGTGACCGCCCCTGGCTCGTCGCTCTCTCGTTCGCCGCGGTCGTGGCCGGGGCGATGCTGTTGACCCTCGCCCCGCCTTCGCCGGCCACGGCTGTCGCCGGGGTGGCGATGACGGTCGGCGGGGCGGGATTGGCTGCGGCCGGAACGGCACGGGTCCTGCGCGAGAACCAGGGGCGGCGGGTGCCGTGGTGGGGCGGCCCGCCGGTCCGCCCGCGCCGGTGGGATCTGCTGATGGGCACCGGCGCCCCGATGGCCTTCTACGGTCCGGTCGTCACGGCTCGCAGCGTCGATGCCCTACCGGGCTGGACTCCACTCGCTGTCTCCGCGGTACTCGTCGCCGCACTGTTCACGGCCCAGGCCCTGCACAATCGACGCGTCCCTGCGGCCTGACCCCCTTCGGTGCGCACATCTCCCGCAGACCCGGACAATAGTGATCATGCAGCAGGAGTCTTGGACCGCGACCGTCGTCGAACATCATCGTCTTCGTGAGGATGTGGCGGTGGTGCGGTTGATCGGTGATGCGGTGCCGTTCCGGGCCGGGCAGTACGTCGACGTGACCGTTCCGCAGTTTCCACGGTTACCGCGTCGGCTGTCTCCGTCGTTGCCGCCGTCGCGGGACGGGAAGCTGGAGTTCCATGTGCGGTCCGTGCCGGGCGGGTGGGTCAGTGGCGCGATCGTGGCCGAGACGGCGCCCGGTGACGTGTGGACGGTGTCGGCGCCGCGCGGTGAGATGCGCGTCGACGAGGACGGTCCGGCCGTCGTGATGGTCGCGGGGGGAACGGGTCTGGCGCCGATGCGGTCGCTGATCCTGGATCTGACACTGGTGGAGAATCCACCGCCGGTATATCTGTTCGTCGGCGGACGGACGGCACGCGACCTGTACGCGTCGGACCTGCTGTGGCTGTTGACGCAGCAGTTGCCGTGGCTCACCACGGTTCCCGTCGTCGAATCCATCGGCGACGACGGCGCCCCCGACGAGTGGTACGACCGCATCGTCGAGCAGGTGGGGCCGGTGAACTTCCACGAGGACGATCTGCTCGAGGGCACTCTCGCCGACGTCGTCGCCGACCACGGCCCGTTCACCGACCATCAGGTGCTGGTGTGCGGTTCGCCGGGCATGGTGGCCGCCACCCGGGACCGACTGGTTGCGGGCGGGACACCCGCGGAGGCGCTCCTGTCCGATCCGATCCACTAGCAGGTTCACGG from Prescottella sp. R16 includes these protein-coding regions:
- a CDS encoding globin domain-containing protein; the encoded protein is MDAAEVGLIRTHFAAVTASPEHREHFARTFYTQFFGRLPLTRSLFPAGMDGQRTKLVAALEYLVRGLDDVDRMLPFLAQLGRDHRKYGVDREHYAVFGNALLDSVRETCGDADWTPAADAAWRELIALLTTTMSDAADADDCPALWEATVVSHERVLRDLAVVRLECDSPIPYAPGQYVSVQIPQRPQMWRYLSPAIPSNPFGQIEFHVRRVSGGWVSPAMVGETAVGDRWQISSPLGGLHVDLDSDKDVLMIAGGTGLAPLRAQVMDMAHRGINPRVHLFVSGAYPCDLYDIETLWHLSLSNPWLTIVPVTEEDENPWWHPYPVPEAPHGLHQRLRGPIGSVVSSFGTWADRQIQICGSPAMVKTTTYALQRAGTPLDAISYDPLR
- a CDS encoding FAD-binding oxidoreductase, translating into MQQESWTATVVEHHRLREDVAVVRLIGDAVPFRAGQYVDVTVPQFPRLPRRLSPSLPPSRDGKLEFHVRSVPGGWVSGAIVAETAPGDVWTVSAPRGEMRVDEDGPAVVMVAGGTGLAPMRSLILDLTLVENPPPVYLFVGGRTARDLYASDLLWLLTQQLPWLTTVPVVESIGDDGAPDEWYDRIVEQVGPVNFHEDDLLEGTLADVVADHGPFTDHQVLVCGSPGMVAATRDRLVAGGTPAEALLSDPIH